The DNA window CAACTTCTACATGATCAACGAGGCCGAGAACTTCGATCGGATGGGGATCTCCCCGGAAGACGACGCCCTCGGCGCGGCGACGCCGACCACGATCAAGAACCCCTACAGCGAGGACTACACCATGCTCCGGACGTGGGTGCTGCCCTCCCTGCTGATGGTGCTCGAAGGGAACACCCACCGGAGTTACCCGCAGGATCTCGCCGAAATCGGTCTCGCCGCGCAGGTCGACGGGTCCGAGAACACGAACGTCGCGGAACACCGGGCTGTTGCTGGCGTTCTTGCCCGGCACGACGCGACCTACGAGGATGCGAAGGGACGGCTTCAGACGCTGGCCCGGAACTTCGGCGTCGAACTGGAGACGCCACTGACGACGCACCCGAGCTTCATCGATGGACGGACTGCGGACATCGTGATCGATGGGACGGCTGTGGGTGTCGTCGGTGAAATACATCCCGAGGTACTGGTCGAACACGAACTCGAACTTCCCGTCTCGGCGTTCGAGCTACGGCTCGACGCGCTGCAGTAGCGAACAGGCACCACTCCGTATCCGTAGCGAGTCGTGGTGCGCTCTGCGCCCCACGCTACGGCGCCGGTCAGTACACGCACGGCTCTGGCTTCGTATTCGTACAAAAAGCTGTTCTCCCCGTCCGGTTACAGGTCCACGCCAACGGCCTCCTCGACCGAGTCGAACCCGTCCCGCTCCAGCAGTTCTAACAGCCCCTCGTTGATTTCGCGTGCAAGTCCAGGGCCTTCGTAGACCAGTCCAGTATAGAGCTGGACGACGCTTGCGCCAGCACGGATCTTTTTGTAGGCTCCTTCGGCGTCAGAGATGCCACCGACACCGATTACCGGGACATCGGTCCGCTCCGAGACGAACTTCACTGTCTCCGTTCCTCTGTTTTCGATCGGTTTTCCGGAGAGCCCACCCTCTTCGGCGGCGTTCGGGTTCCGTAGCGAGTCGCCACGCTCGGTTGTCGTATTGATGGCGATAACGCCGTCGAGATCAAGGTCGTTGACCACTGCGAGAGCGTCTTCGATCGATCCCTCCGGGAGATCCGGTGAGAGCTTCACCAGCAGTGGATCCGCACCCAGTTCCGTGAGCCGCCCGAGAATCCGTTCCAGGTGCTCGCGGTTCTGCAACTCTCTGAGGCCTGGCGTGTTCGGACTGGAGACGTTCACGACAAAGTAGTCGCCGTGTTCGGCTACGCGCTCGTACGTGTACGCGTAATCATCCGCAGCCTCCTCCAGGGGCGTCGACTTTGACTTCCCGATGTTCACACCGATAGGGACGTCCGGGAGATCGAGACGTTGCATCCGTGCCCCGATCTCGTCTGCACCGTCGTTGTTGAATCCCATTCGGTTGATTAGCGCCTTATCCTCGGGTAATCGGAACATTCGAGGTCGAGGATTTCCGGGCTGTTTTTCGGCAGTAACGCCGCCGATTTCGACGTGGCCAAAGCCGAGTGCACTGAGCATCGACGGTGCCTCTGCGTTCTTGTCGAACCCCGCAGCGACACCGACCGGTGTGGGAAATTCGAGATCCCACAGGTCCACGCAGAGCCGAGCGTCGTCGACCGCGTATCGGCGCTCTACCCACTGCTCGACCGACGTACCCTGTGTAACCGTCAGCCCCGTGTGGACGATATTGTGGGCTGTCTCTGCTGGGAGTCTAAAAAAAAGCGGCTTTGCAATACTGTACACGTCCATCGTATGTTGTCGTCGAGCGTTCGATTATAAATCTCCCGAAGGATCTATACTGTCGGTACGGCGATTCAGAAGTCGTGTTCTACTTCGTCTTGGTCGGCTTTTTGAATGATAATCTTGTCCTCGCGCACGCGAACAAACACTTCGTCGCCGATATCCATCCCGGCGACCGCCAGTTCGTCTTCGTGCAGGTTAATGTGGACGTTGTGGTACTCGCCGTCTTCACCTTTCGCACCGCTGGGACTGAGCTTCTTTTTCCGTACCATCAGGGAGTTCTATGACGAGATTCGATACACGATATACTTAAGTGTTTTCTACGACCGCAGGAACGCATCCGTGCGCACGTATCCTTTTGCCCTACATATTGGCCCAGTCTTGTCTGTGTCGTCCGTTTTCACGGCAGAATACGTGATTAAAAAAGTTAGTATTATATATGATAAACTGAACGGGCTTCCCGTCGGGGATATATTTATATTGAACCATGCGTTCGGTTCGCATGGAGGCGACAAATCATGGTACGAGAAGACGGTAAACGAAACTTTGCACTGCGCGAGGAAGAAGGCGAAGAGCCGAGCGTGTTTTCCGGAAACACTCCCCGACAGGCTGCACTGAAGGCAGCACGACGGCTCAATCCGGCCCCCTCAGAAGAGGATGCTGACACGACCGAGCTCCGGCTCAGAGAGAAAGGGACCGACAAGGTTCACATCTATGAGGGCTGGGCGTGGAACGAGGAGGCTCCCGATGACAAACCCGACTGGATGCCCGAGGAGATCACTGAGGCGAACGTCTCGAAAGAAGGGATTGATCACATCGACGAGTAAGCCCCTCAGAGGCAGCATTTTGGCCCGGTGCCTGGTGAAGTAATACGGTTCGTAACGACTTTTTGCTCCTGTCCCGATTGATCTTCTGCGCGGCCATCTCTCGGCCCGACCACACGCACGATGCGCGGAATGAGTGGCCGACCTCCAGCCGCGCAATATTCTCACGAGCTAGCGTCGTCTATGCGCTCCTTCCGCGTCGTTTCGTTGTTGTACTTTCGAGTGAGTCACTATGTTCCCATGGTACTCGTTTTCGATGACGGATTCGTTCGACGGTCTTAAGTTTACCACCGGCTTCCGACAGTATGCAATCGACGTGACGCAGTCCGGATCCATCGCAACGCTCGGTGGCTCCGGCCGTCCCTGATTCGGAGACAGGTACGTCTCGCAACTCACACGCCATGGCGAAACGACGCCCTTAAGTGTGAAAGCGACGTATCGATTCACTGCGCACAACGGTTCCGTCGGTTCGTTCGACGGAACAACAATCCGATGCCCTTAAGTGGTTAAGGGCACTCGGATTGAATGCGAACGACACGACGCGACCGACGGCCCGTTCAACTCGGGTCTCAGTCGCTTGGACCAGACGAAGACGCTTCGAAGGCCTTAAGGGCTTTCTCGGAGTACGATTTGGTCCGGAAGAGATGAGGATTCCACCCCTGCGGTCCGCCGTACACGATGGAATCTGATGTTAGCTTTGGTAGTTCGGCGACATCCGGGCGCTCGTGCCTGGTCGTCGCCGGATTACGGACTCATGCAATGTTACAAACGCGATCTCGTTCCCAGTTCGGGAACGAATGGTGACGCCTTCCCTCTGGGAAGGCATCCCGCCTAACCGCCCCCACCAGGGGGCACATTCCGGTTGATCCTGCCGGAGGCCATTGCTATGGGGATCCGATTTAGCCATGCTAGTCGCACGAGTTCAGACTCGTGGCGGAAAGCTCAGTAACACGTGGCCAAACTACCCTCTGGACGAGCATACTCTCGGGAAACTGAGGCTAATACTCGATACCGTTCCGCTGCTGGAACTGCACGGAACCGCAAACGCTCCGGCGCCAGAGGCTGTGGCTGCGGCCGATTAGGTAGACGGTGGGGTAACGGCCCACCGTGCCAGTAATCGGTACGGGTTGTGAGAGCAAGAGCCCGGAGACGGTATCTGAGACAAGATACCGGGCCCTACGGGGCGCAGCAGGCGCGAAACCTTTACACTGCACGACAGTGCGATAAGGGGATCCCCAGTGCGAGGGCATATAGTCCTCGCTTTTCACCACCGTAGGGAGGTGGTGGAACAAGAGCTGGGCAAGACCGGTGCCAGCCGCCGCGGTAATACCGGCAGCTCAAGTGATGGCCGCGATTATTGGGCCTAAAGCGTCCGTAGCCTGCCAGGTAAGTTTATCGGGAAATCTACATGCTCAACATGTAGGCGGCCGGTGAAACCTGCCTGGCTTGGGACTGGATGGCTCGAGGGGTACGACCGGGGTAGGAGTGAAATCCTATAATCCTGGTCGGACCACCGGTGGCGAAAGCGCCTCGAGAAGACAGATCCGACGGTGAGGGACGAAAGCCAAGGTCACGAACCGGATTAGATACCCGGGTAGTCTTGGCCGTAAACGATGCCCGTTAGGTGTGGCACAGGCTACGAGCCTGTGCTGTGCCGCAGTGAAGACGATAAACGGGCCGCCTGGGAAGTACGTCCGCAAGGATGAAACTTAAAGGAATTGGCGGGGGAGCACTACAACCGGAGGAGCCTGCGGTTTAATTGGACTCAACGCCGGACATCTCACCAGCATCGACAACAGGAGTGACGATCAGTGTGATGAGCTTATCAGACCTGTTGAGAGGAGGTGCATGGCCGCCGTCAGCTCGTACCGTGAGGCGTCCTGTTAAGTCAGGCAACGAGCGAGACCCGCATCCTTAATTGCCAGCACTGGCTTGCGCCAGGTGGGTACATTAGGGAGACTGCCGTGGCTAACACGGAGGAAGGAACGGGCAACGGTAGGTCAGTATGCCCCGAATGTGCTGGGCTACACGCGGGCTACAATGGTCGAGACAGTGGGATGCAACCCCGAAAGGGGGCGCTAATCTCCGAAACTCGATCGTAGTTCGGATTGAGGGCTGAAACTCGCCCTCATGAAGCTGGATTCGGTAGTAATCGCCGCTCAGAAGGCGGCGGTGAATACGTCCCTGCTCCTTGCACACACCGCCCGTCAAAGCACCCGAGTGGGGTCCGGATGAGGCCTGGTTCCCAGGTCGAATCTGGGCTCCGCAAGGGGGCTTAAGTCGTAACAAGGTAGCCGTAGGGGAATCTGCGGCTGGATCACCTCCACTGACCGGGATCGGGGCGACGCCCCGACCCACCTACATACTCATAGTCCGCATGCCGGCGACGCCACCACGAGCGTCCGGGCGCTAACGAACTATCAAAGCTAACACCTGCACACACCGCTCCTTCGAGTACAGCTCGAAGGAGTGGGCCCATAGCTCAGTGGTAGAGTGCCTCCTTTGCAAGGAGGATGCCCAGGGTTCGAATCCCTGTGGGTCCATGGCTCGTACCGAATCGAGAACCGTTGCCCTTATACGGGAACGGGCACTCGGTTGGGTACGAAGCGAAACTGATGCACCATCCCGTGCAAGCGCGGATGGGAAGGGTTGAACACTCGGCTAGACCACCCCGGGTGTGAGGAAACCATGTGTACGTGCGATCCAGACGTCCACTGGACCAGTTCCGCAGACAGCGAGTCTGCTCTAACGTGGTCCAACACAGACGACACACGAATTATTTGCGTGGCTACAACGCTGACTGGTGAATAGCTCGGCTCGAGAGCCGACGACGGACGTGCCAAGCTGC is part of the Natranaeroarchaeum aerophilus genome and encodes:
- a CDS encoding non-histone chromosomal MC1 family protein translates to MVREDGKRNFALREEEGEEPSVFSGNTPRQAALKAARRLNPAPSEEDADTTELRLREKGTDKVHIYEGWAWNEEAPDDKPDWMPEEITEANVSKEGIDHIDE
- a CDS encoding quinone-dependent dihydroorotate dehydrogenase yields the protein MDVYSIAKPLFFRLPAETAHNIVHTGLTVTQGTSVEQWVERRYAVDDARLCVDLWDLEFPTPVGVAAGFDKNAEAPSMLSALGFGHVEIGGVTAEKQPGNPRPRMFRLPEDKALINRMGFNNDGADEIGARMQRLDLPDVPIGVNIGKSKSTPLEEAADDYAYTYERVAEHGDYFVVNVSSPNTPGLRELQNREHLERILGRLTELGADPLLVKLSPDLPEGSIEDALAVVNDLDLDGVIAINTTTERGDSLRNPNAAEEGGLSGKPIENRGTETVKFVSERTDVPVIGVGGISDAEGAYKKIRAGASVVQLYTGLVYEGPGLAREINEGLLELLERDGFDSVEEAVGVDL